A part of Paraliobacillus zengyii genomic DNA contains:
- a CDS encoding type IA DNA topoisomerase produces MKLFIAEKPSVAKNIADALKVKEKKDGYFDGNGYIITWAFGHLLELYDSKDYDEKMARWKLDNFPFIPPAFQYKVKSNPRNRKQRDAGAAKQLQIIHSLIKRQDVVAIVSACDFDREGQLIGDSIIYNSKTKKQVYRLLLNEWTPKEILRGMENLKPNEEMRPLLHAGLSRQWTDWVIGINLTSVATLKFQKGRGKVLNIGRVLLPTLKVIYDRDSEIEQFKPEDYYKLNANFQTVETQVYQGTYIEKNAKFKDKTQLVAVQKQIENQPATITDKQVEQKTEYPPFLFNLSNLQGYITNKYKGWTSDKVLKVAQSIYEKKFITYPRTSSTALEESLVDKTAKVLEAVSTDLPYRNEIKFQKNKRIFNNAKVESHSAIIPTYLIPKRLTSDEQIVYTVIKNRFIMQFMPIAKYEETTIKTEVDNVNLAGFFQTKGKVQITEGWKKVERIQTKDVLLPAVEVNMKVQLLDTELSTHATKPPKKHTERTLLRVMETCGKSYKDDDSETSEAIMGTILQGFSIGTAATRADTIKKLKDVGYITTEQKNLTCTALGKRLVESFPIKQLFDLEFTGRLEKSLFDMEKSKISKNEFLNEVYAFTTNAVSTIKGTEAITIRNIPGSENNEATSKESLGKCPACGSHVIEGVKGFGCSNWKNGCTFVLWKNDKFLATMKKCVTKTMAKTLLTKEVVHVKGLTSKKGNTFNAFLRYHKNLDNDYYSWKMAFNEKEFIN; encoded by the coding sequence ATGAAATTATTTATAGCTGAAAAGCCCTCGGTAGCAAAAAATATTGCGGATGCATTAAAAGTAAAAGAGAAAAAAGATGGTTATTTTGATGGCAATGGATATATAATCACTTGGGCTTTCGGTCATTTACTAGAGTTATATGATTCGAAAGATTATGATGAAAAAATGGCACGATGGAAATTGGATAACTTCCCATTTATTCCTCCTGCATTTCAATATAAAGTGAAAAGTAATCCACGAAATCGGAAACAACGTGATGCAGGGGCAGCAAAACAATTGCAAATCATTCATTCCCTTATTAAGCGACAAGATGTTGTTGCAATTGTTTCTGCTTGTGACTTCGATCGAGAAGGCCAACTGATTGGAGATAGTATCATTTACAATAGCAAAACAAAGAAGCAGGTTTACCGTTTACTTTTAAATGAATGGACACCAAAAGAAATACTACGTGGAATGGAGAATCTAAAGCCTAACGAAGAAATGAGGCCATTACTTCATGCAGGTTTAAGCCGGCAATGGACAGATTGGGTGATTGGTATTAATCTGACTTCTGTCGCAACCTTGAAGTTCCAAAAAGGTAGAGGGAAGGTACTTAATATCGGCCGTGTACTGCTACCTACTTTAAAAGTAATCTATGATCGAGATAGTGAGATTGAACAATTTAAACCCGAAGATTATTACAAGTTAAATGCAAATTTTCAGACAGTTGAAACCCAAGTATATCAAGGTACATATATTGAAAAAAATGCTAAATTCAAGGATAAAACACAGTTAGTAGCGGTACAAAAGCAGATAGAAAATCAACCTGCAACGATAACAGATAAACAGGTTGAACAAAAAACAGAATATCCACCATTTTTATTTAATCTATCTAACTTACAAGGTTATATTACAAACAAATATAAAGGTTGGACGTCAGATAAAGTCTTAAAAGTGGCCCAGTCAATCTATGAAAAGAAATTCATTACATATCCAAGAACATCCAGTACTGCTTTAGAAGAGAGCTTAGTTGATAAGACAGCAAAAGTCCTTGAAGCTGTTTCGACCGATTTACCTTATAGAAATGAAATTAAATTTCAAAAGAATAAACGTATATTTAATAATGCAAAAGTAGAGAGTCATAGTGCGATTATACCAACCTATCTGATTCCAAAACGCCTGACAAGCGATGAACAGATTGTCTACACCGTAATTAAAAATCGTTTCATCATGCAATTTATGCCAATTGCAAAATATGAGGAAACAACAATTAAAACAGAAGTAGATAACGTCAACTTAGCAGGGTTCTTTCAAACAAAGGGAAAAGTACAAATTACAGAAGGTTGGAAAAAGGTAGAGCGGATTCAAACAAAGGACGTACTTTTACCTGCCGTAGAAGTAAATATGAAAGTTCAACTATTAGATACAGAACTATCTACCCATGCGACAAAACCTCCCAAAAAGCATACCGAGAGAACGCTTCTCCGTGTTATGGAAACGTGTGGGAAGTCTTATAAAGATGACGATAGTGAAACAAGTGAAGCAATAATGGGAACAATTTTACAAGGATTTAGTATTGGTACCGCGGCAACCCGTGCTGACACAATTAAAAAACTTAAAGATGTCGGTTATATTACAACAGAACAAAAGAACTTAACCTGTACTGCATTAGGAAAAAGATTGGTAGAATCCTTTCCTATCAAACAATTATTTGATCTGGAATTTACAGGTCGGTTAGAGAAATCCTTATTCGATATGGAAAAAAGCAAAATCAGCAAAAATGAATTTCTTAATGAAGTATATGCATTCACCACTAACGCTGTTTCTACTATAAAGGGAACAGAAGCGATAACAATTCGAAATATCCCTGGAAGCGAAAATAATGAAGCAACTTCTAAGGAATCACTTGGAAAGTGCCCTGCATGTGGAAGTCATGTGATCGAAGGCGTAAAAGGTTTCGGATGTAGCAATTGGAAAAACGGTTGTACCTTCGTATTATGGAAGAATGATAAATTCCTAGCAACGATGAAAAAGTGTGTAACCAAAACAATGGCAAAGACGCTGTTAACAAAAGAAGTTGTCCACGTTAAAGGATTAACAAGTAAAAAGGGCAACACATTTAATGCCTTTTTACGCTATCATAAAAATCTCGACAATGACTACTACAGCTGGAAAATGGCTTTTAATGAGAAAGAGTTTATTAATTAA
- a CDS encoding DUF817 domain-containing protein: protein MRAFKQLYLFGWQQALSCIFPVVIFASLALTKLVSLPLLSRYDWLLLLCLVTQVLMVYTRLETWDELKVITIFHLIGLALELFKVHMGSWSYPGEGYSKLFGVPLYSGFMYASVASYLCQAWRRLNVRLIKWPPFLLVVPLAAAIYLNFFTHHFWIDTRWFISALVIVVFWRTWVVFEVGSRFYRMPLSLSFVLIGFFIWIAENIATFFSAWEYPNQAEAWTLVHLGKVSSWLLLVIVSFLIVATLKQVKNTRSTGEGIDNSAGN from the coding sequence ATGCGAGCCTTTAAACAACTTTACCTATTTGGTTGGCAACAAGCATTGTCCTGTATCTTTCCAGTTGTCATTTTTGCTTCACTTGCACTTACCAAGCTAGTTTCACTCCCGCTACTTTCTCGTTATGATTGGTTATTGCTGCTTTGTCTCGTCACACAGGTCTTGATGGTTTATACACGTCTGGAAACGTGGGATGAATTAAAAGTGATTACTATCTTTCATTTAATCGGACTTGCTCTTGAACTATTTAAAGTACATATGGGCTCGTGGTCCTATCCCGGTGAAGGTTACTCTAAATTATTCGGTGTGCCATTATATAGTGGCTTTATGTATGCCAGTGTGGCCAGCTATTTATGTCAGGCATGGCGGAGACTTAATGTTCGCTTAATTAAATGGCCTCCTTTTTTACTTGTTGTTCCACTTGCTGCAGCCATTTATTTAAACTTTTTCACACATCATTTTTGGATTGATACTAGGTGGTTCATATCCGCACTAGTTATTGTTGTCTTCTGGAGAACATGGGTAGTGTTCGAAGTAGGAAGCAGGTTCTACCGTATGCCACTTTCCTTATCTTTTGTATTGATTGGATTTTTTATTTGGATAGCTGAAAACATTGCAACATTTTTCAGTGCTTGGGAATACCCCAACCAAGCAGAAGCCTGGACTCTCGTTCACTTAGGAAAAGTAAGTTCTTGGCTATTGCTTGTTATTGTCAGCTTTTTAATAGTAGCGACGTTAAAACAAGTAAAAAATACACGTTCTACTGGTGAAGGCATAGATAATTCTGCAGGTAATTAA
- a CDS encoding sugar porter family MFS transporter: MVKKHSFWYVILITASAGMGGLLYGFDTAVISGAIGYLQVLYDLSPAMEGWVISCVMIGGVLGVAMSGFLSDKYGRKNILIISAVFFIVSALGSALAINVTMLVFARILGGFGIGFASALSVTYISECAPPAIRGRLGSLYQLFTIIGISVTFYINFGVANSGTYEWGLETGWRWMLGYGTFPGIIFLILLFFIPESPRFLIKKGNETEAFQILKKINGEKVAIKEAKEIKHSIEVEENTSVKQLFKPGLRAAMGVGIFLALFNQVIGMNAVTYYGPDIFRSVGFENNTEFLATSIIGSVQLVFTVVAILLIDRLGRKKLMAIGSSLMAIFMVLIGCVFYFTPENSGPLLIIFIAGFTAAFCVSMGPIPWVMIPEIFPNHLRGKAVGIATMFLWGANWSIGQFTPMLINGMGGAFTFWMFAAINVICFTFVMTIVPETKNKSLEEIALIWKPKNKNGQDKIASVR, translated from the coding sequence ATGGTAAAAAAACATTCTTTTTGGTATGTAATTTTAATCACGGCATCTGCTGGTATGGGTGGTTTATTATACGGTTTTGATACGGCAGTAATTTCAGGAGCAATTGGCTATTTACAAGTTTTATATGATTTGAGTCCAGCGATGGAAGGTTGGGTCATTTCATGTGTAATGATTGGTGGTGTTTTAGGTGTCGCGATGTCAGGCTTTTTAAGTGATAAATATGGAAGAAAAAACATCCTTATCATTTCGGCAGTGTTCTTTATTGTTTCTGCCCTTGGTTCTGCACTTGCTATAAACGTAACAATGCTTGTTTTTGCTAGAATACTAGGTGGATTTGGTATTGGCTTTGCTTCTGCTTTATCTGTTACGTACATTAGTGAATGTGCTCCACCTGCAATTAGAGGACGTTTAGGTTCACTTTATCAATTGTTTACGATCATAGGTATTTCGGTTACTTTTTATATTAATTTTGGTGTAGCAAATAGTGGAACTTATGAATGGGGTCTAGAAACTGGTTGGCGTTGGATGTTGGGATATGGAACTTTCCCAGGAATTATTTTCTTGATTCTATTGTTTTTTATTCCAGAAAGTCCAAGATTCTTAATTAAAAAAGGAAACGAAACAGAAGCATTTCAGATATTAAAGAAAATTAATGGAGAAAAAGTAGCGATAAAGGAAGCTAAAGAAATAAAGCATTCTATTGAAGTGGAAGAGAATACTTCAGTTAAACAGTTATTCAAGCCTGGTCTTCGGGCAGCAATGGGTGTTGGGATATTTCTAGCTTTGTTTAATCAAGTAATTGGAATGAATGCGGTTACGTACTATGGTCCAGATATTTTCCGAAGTGTTGGTTTTGAAAATAACACAGAATTTTTGGCGACAAGTATTATTGGTAGTGTACAACTTGTGTTTACTGTAGTTGCGATTCTATTAATTGATAGATTAGGAAGAAAAAAATTAATGGCTATCGGTTCGAGTTTAATGGCGATCTTTATGGTGCTAATTGGATGCGTGTTCTACTTTACGCCAGAAAACAGTGGTCCTTTACTGATAATTTTCATTGCAGGTTTCACAGCTGCTTTCTGTGTTTCCATGGGACCAATTCCTTGGGTTATGATACCGGAGATTTTTCCAAACCATTTACGTGGAAAAGCTGTTGGAATTGCAACAATGTTTCTTTGGGGAGCGAATTGGTCAATTGGTCAATTTACACCAATGCTAATTAATGGCATGGGTGGTGCATTTACATTTTGGATGTTCGCAGCAATTAACGTTATCTGCTTTACATTTGTAATGACAATTGTTCCAGAAACAAAAAATAAATCCCTAGAAGAAATCGCATTGATTTGGAAGCCAAAGAATAAAAATGGCCAAGATAAAATAGCAAGTGTACGTTAA